One Clostridium estertheticum DNA segment encodes these proteins:
- the guaB gene encoding IMP dehydrogenase, with amino-acid sequence MAKILKQAYTFDDVLLVPNKSEVLPRDVSLVTYLTKKIKLNIPLISAGMDTVTESRMAIAMAREGGIGIIHKNMSIESQAIEVDRVKRQENGVITDPFFLSPDNILEDALALMSKYRISGVPITTNGKLVGIITNRDIVFETDYSKKIKDIMTSENLITASEGTSMEEAKQLLKKHKIEKLPLVDSENNLRGLITIKDIEKTIKFPNAAKDSRGRLLCGASVGVTSDMMARIEALVKAGVDVINIDTAHGHHIGVIDGVRKIRSEYPELQIIAGNIATAEATRDLIQAGADCVKVGIGPGSICTTRIVAGVGVPQLTAVMDCVYEANKYGVPVIADGGIKYSGDIVKALAAGAKVVMMGSMFAGCEEAPGEMEIYQGRSYKVYRGMGSLSAMACGSKDRYFQEGNKKLVPEGVEGRIAFKGTVVETIYQMIGGIRSGMGYLGSATLEQLFETSTFVIQSSAGLRESHPHDVHITKEAPNYSVNS; translated from the coding sequence ATGGCAAAGATATTAAAACAAGCATATACATTTGATGATGTATTATTAGTTCCAAATAAGTCAGAGGTTTTACCAAGGGACGTTAGCTTAGTTACTTACCTTACAAAAAAAATAAAACTTAACATACCTCTAATAAGTGCAGGTATGGACACAGTTACTGAATCTAGAATGGCTATTGCTATGGCTAGAGAAGGTGGAATAGGAATCATACATAAGAACATGAGTATTGAAAGCCAAGCTATCGAAGTAGACAGAGTTAAAAGACAAGAAAATGGTGTAATTACAGATCCGTTCTTCCTATCTCCAGATAATATTTTAGAAGATGCACTAGCATTAATGAGCAAATATAGAATATCAGGAGTGCCAATTACAACTAATGGTAAATTAGTTGGAATAATTACTAATAGAGATATAGTTTTTGAAACTGATTATAGTAAAAAAATTAAAGACATAATGACAAGTGAGAATTTAATTACTGCATCAGAAGGAACAAGCATGGAAGAGGCTAAGCAGCTTCTTAAAAAACATAAAATAGAGAAGTTACCTTTAGTAGATAGCGAAAATAATTTAAGAGGACTTATTACAATAAAAGATATAGAGAAAACAATAAAATTTCCTAATGCTGCAAAGGATTCTAGAGGAAGATTATTATGTGGCGCATCTGTTGGAGTAACTTCCGATATGATGGCGAGAATAGAAGCCTTAGTAAAGGCTGGAGTAGATGTAATAAATATAGATACAGCTCATGGTCATCATATAGGAGTAATCGACGGAGTAAGGAAAATAAGATCTGAATACCCAGAACTTCAAATAATAGCAGGAAATATTGCAACAGCTGAGGCAACTCGTGATTTAATCCAGGCAGGAGCAGATTGTGTAAAAGTAGGCATAGGCCCTGGATCAATTTGTACTACAAGAATTGTAGCAGGAGTAGGAGTTCCACAACTCACAGCAGTTATGGATTGCGTTTACGAAGCGAATAAATATGGAGTACCTGTAATTGCAGATGGTGGTATAAAGTACTCAGGAGACATCGTTAAGGCATTAGCAGCAGGGGCTAAAGTGGTTATGATGGGATCTATGTTTGCAGGTTGCGAAGAAGCACCTGGTGAAATGGAAATCTACCAAGGAAGAAGCTATAAGGTATACAGAGGCATGGGTTCACTAAGTGCTATGGCTTGTGGAAGTAAGGATAGATATTTCCAAGAAGGAAATAAAAAGTTAGTGCCTGAGGGCGTAGAAGGAAGAATAGCTTTCAAAGGAACTGTTGTTGAAACTATATATCAGATGATTGGTGGTATACGTTCAGGGATGGGATATTTAGGATCTGCAACCCTTGAACAATTATTTGAGACTTCAACCTTTGTTATACAAAGTTCGGCAGGGCTAAGAGAAAGTCATCCACATGATGTGCACATTACAAAAGAAGCACCAAATTACAGTGTGAACAGCTAA
- a CDS encoding recombinase family protein, whose protein sequence is MDRQTQRLKEYCLNKNYEVIETYSEIALGLNDKKVKLIKMLSNLNGISKIIVEYPDSLTRFGLNYLIIMLKNLGIIVEFVESNENNSVNEDMTKDIISIITCFSAKLYGARGGRKVKRTLKELALNKAE, encoded by the coding sequence TTGGATAGACAAACTCAAAGATTAAAAGAATATTGCTTAAATAAAAATTATGAAGTTATTGAGACATATAGCGAAATAGCCTTAGGATTAAATGACAAAAAGGTAAAGTTAATTAAAATGTTATCTAACTTAAATGGGATAAGTAAAATAATTGTAGAATATCCAGATAGTTTAACTAGATTTGGTTTAAACTATTTAATAATAATGCTAAAAAACCTAGGGATAATTGTAGAATTCGTTGAAAGTAATGAAAATAACTCTGTTAACGAAGATATGACTAAAGATATTATAAGTATAATAACCTGCTTTTCTGCTAAATTGTACGGTGCTAGAGGTGGGCGAAAAGTTAAAAGGACTTTAAAGGAATTAGCTCTAAATAAAGCTGAGTAG
- a CDS encoding MerR family transcriptional regulator — MHEYVSITKAAQFLTPKTMRVWDKEGILKSYKTPKGHRRYLLDEIETLTLGRVANSTVNIDNKVYIYSRVSTKKTICKR; from the coding sequence ATGCATGAATATGTAAGTATAACAAAAGCTGCTCAATTTTTAACACCTAAAACTATGAGAGTGTGGGACAAAGAAGGGATACTAAAAAGTTATAAAACTCCCAAAGGTCATAGAAGGTATTTACTAGACGAAATAGAAACTTTAACGCTCGGCAGAGTTGCGAATAGCACTGTAAATATAGATAATAAAGTTTATATATATTCAAGAGTTTCTACAAAAAAAACAATTTGTAAGCGGTAA
- the guaA gene encoding glutamine-hydrolyzing GMP synthase, translated as MNNRELILVVDFGGQYNQLIARRVRENNVYCEIIPYTFSAEKIKNMNPKGIIFTGGPNSVYAQGAPKVEKEIFEMGVPILGICYGAQLMAQSFGGKVITPDVREYGKIEVDLCKDAIIFKGIEENQCWMSHTDHISMAPEGFDIIATSKDCPVAAMANVSKKLYGVQFHPEVKHTLFGEEMIRKFLYGVCEVKGDWSMSSFAEEKIKSIRELVGDKKVLCAFSGGVDSSVAAMLVHKAIGKQLTCVFVDHGLLRKDEGDQVETIFKDEFDMNIIRVNVQDRFLGKLKGVSDPEQKRKIIGEEFIRVFEEESNKLGQLDFLVQGTIYPDVVESGTATSATIKSHHNVGGLPEDMHFKLIEPLRELFKDEVRAVGEELGIPHHLVWRQPFPGPGLAIRVLGEITPEKLFITSEADAIFRDEVAKAGLESEIWQYFACLPNIQSVGVMGDERTYCHTVALRAVTSSDGMTSDWSRIPYEVLDKVSRRIVNEVKGVNRIVYDITSKPPSTIEWE; from the coding sequence TTGAACAATAGAGAATTAATTTTAGTAGTTGACTTTGGTGGTCAATATAATCAACTTATTGCAAGAAGAGTTAGAGAAAATAATGTTTACTGTGAGATAATACCCTACACATTTTCTGCAGAAAAAATAAAAAATATGAATCCAAAAGGTATAATATTCACTGGTGGTCCAAATAGTGTTTATGCGCAGGGCGCTCCAAAAGTGGAGAAAGAAATATTTGAGATGGGGGTTCCTATTTTAGGAATATGTTATGGTGCTCAATTAATGGCACAGTCCTTTGGTGGAAAAGTTATAACTCCTGATGTTCGTGAATATGGGAAAATAGAAGTTGACTTATGTAAGGATGCTATTATTTTCAAAGGAATAGAAGAAAATCAATGCTGGATGAGTCATACAGACCATATATCCATGGCGCCAGAAGGATTTGATATAATAGCAACTTCTAAAGATTGTCCAGTAGCTGCTATGGCTAATGTTTCTAAAAAACTCTATGGAGTTCAGTTCCACCCAGAAGTAAAACATACTCTTTTTGGTGAAGAAATGATTAGAAAGTTCCTATATGGTGTATGCGAAGTTAAGGGTGATTGGTCAATGTCATCTTTCGCAGAAGAAAAAATTAAATCTATACGCGAATTAGTTGGAGACAAAAAAGTACTTTGTGCTTTTTCAGGAGGAGTAGATTCTTCAGTTGCCGCAATGCTTGTACATAAAGCAATAGGTAAGCAGCTAACTTGCGTATTTGTAGATCATGGTCTTTTAAGAAAAGATGAAGGCGATCAAGTTGAGACAATATTTAAAGATGAATTTGATATGAATATAATAAGAGTTAATGTTCAAGATAGATTCTTAGGTAAGCTTAAAGGCGTAAGTGATCCAGAGCAAAAGAGAAAGATAATTGGAGAAGAATTTATAAGAGTTTTTGAAGAAGAGTCTAATAAACTTGGACAATTAGATTTCCTTGTGCAAGGCACAATATATCCGGATGTAGTTGAAAGTGGTACTGCAACTTCTGCTACTATAAAAAGTCATCATAATGTTGGTGGACTTCCAGAGGATATGCACTTTAAACTAATAGAGCCTCTACGCGAACTATTTAAAGATGAGGTCAGAGCAGTGGGAGAAGAACTTGGAATTCCTCACCACCTTGTGTGGAGACAGCCATTCCCAGGACCAGGCCTTGCTATAAGAGTGCTTGGAGAAATAACACCGGAAAAATTATTTATAACTAGCGAAGCAGACGCAATATTTAGAGATGAAGTGGCTAAAGCAGGGCTAGAAAGTGAAATATGGCAATACTTTGCATGTCTGCCTAACATCCAATCCGTTGGAGTAATGGGAGATGAGCGAACATACTGTCATACAGTTGCTCTAAGAGCTGTAACTAGTTCAGATGGAATGACTTCAGATTGGTCGAGAATACCATACGAAGTATTAGATAAGGTGTCTAGAAGGATTGTTAATGAAGTTAAAGGAGTAAACAGAATTGTTTATGACATAACCTCAAAACCGCCTTCAACTATTGAGTGGGAATAA
- the groL gene encoding chaperonin GroEL (60 kDa chaperone family; promotes refolding of misfolded polypeptides especially under stressful conditions; forms two stacked rings of heptamers to form a barrel-shaped 14mer; ends can be capped by GroES; misfolded proteins enter the barrel where they are refolded when GroES binds), translated as MAKSILFGEDARRAMQRGVDKLADTVKITLGPKGRNVILDKKFGSPLITNDGVTIAREIELEDPYENMGAQLVKEVATKTNDVAGDGTTTATLLAQAIIREGLKNVTAGANPMLIRTGIKMAVDKAVEEIKKSSKPVNGKEDIARVAAISASDEQIGTLIADAMEKVGNEGVITVEESKSMETELDVVEGMQFDRGYLSAYMVTDAEKMEANLEEAYILITDKKITNIQDILPILEQIVQQGRKLLIIAEDVEGEALGTLVVNKLRGTFTCVAVKAPGFGDRRKEMLQDIAILTGGEVICEELGRELKDVTLDMLGRAESVKISKENTTIVNGKGEKDSIHDRVSQIKRQIEETTSDFDREKLQERLAKLAGGVAVIKVGAATETELKEKKLRIEDALAATKAAVEEGILPGGGTVYINAIIEIAKLTSDISDVQVGINIIKRALEEPLRQIATNAGAEASVIIEKVRESAGEVGYDALRGEMVNMIKAGIVDPTKVVRSALQNAASVAATFLTTEVAVADIPEKNAAPMGGGPGMGMDGMY; from the coding sequence ATGGCTAAAAGTATATTATTTGGAGAAGACGCAAGAAGAGCTATGCAAAGAGGTGTAGATAAGCTTGCAGATACGGTTAAAATTACACTAGGACCCAAAGGAAGAAATGTCATTTTAGATAAAAAATTTGGATCACCATTAATAACTAATGATGGTGTTACTATAGCTAGAGAAATAGAATTAGAAGATCCTTATGAAAATATGGGAGCGCAACTTGTTAAAGAAGTGGCTACAAAGACTAATGACGTAGCAGGTGATGGAACAACTACAGCTACACTTCTTGCTCAAGCTATTATAAGAGAAGGCCTTAAAAATGTTACGGCTGGTGCCAACCCTATGTTAATAAGAACTGGTATAAAAATGGCTGTAGATAAAGCTGTTGAAGAAATTAAAAAATCTTCTAAACCAGTTAACGGTAAGGAAGATATAGCTAGAGTAGCTGCAATATCAGCTAGTGATGAACAAATTGGAACTCTAATAGCCGATGCTATGGAAAAAGTAGGTAATGAAGGTGTTATAACTGTTGAAGAATCAAAATCTATGGAAACTGAACTTGATGTAGTTGAAGGAATGCAGTTTGATAGAGGATATTTAAGTGCATATATGGTTACAGATGCAGAAAAAATGGAAGCAAACCTTGAAGAAGCATATATTTTAATAACAGATAAGAAAATTACTAATATACAAGATATACTTCCAATACTTGAGCAAATTGTTCAACAAGGAAGAAAGTTATTAATAATTGCTGAAGATGTTGAAGGTGAAGCACTAGGTACATTAGTTGTTAATAAATTAAGAGGAACATTTACTTGCGTAGCTGTTAAAGCTCCAGGTTTTGGTGATAGAAGAAAAGAAATGCTTCAAGATATAGCGATTTTAACTGGTGGAGAAGTTATCTGTGAAGAATTAGGAAGAGAATTAAAAGATGTTACTCTAGATATGCTAGGAAGAGCTGAAAGTGTTAAAATATCTAAAGAAAACACTACAATAGTAAACGGAAAAGGTGAAAAAGATTCAATACATGATAGAGTTTCTCAAATTAAGAGACAAATTGAAGAAACTACATCGGATTTCGATAGAGAAAAATTGCAAGAAAGGCTTGCTAAACTTGCAGGGGGAGTAGCTGTAATAAAAGTTGGAGCTGCTACTGAAACTGAATTAAAAGAAAAGAAACTAAGAATAGAAGATGCTCTTGCAGCTACAAAAGCAGCAGTTGAAGAGGGAATCCTTCCTGGTGGCGGAACAGTTTATATTAATGCTATTATAGAGATTGCCAAATTAACATCAGATATATCAGATGTTCAAGTGGGTATCAACATAATTAAAAGAGCTTTAGAAGAACCATTAAGACAAATAGCTACAAATGCGGGTGCAGAAGCTTCAGTTATAATAGAAAAAGTAAGAGAAAGCGCTGGAGAAGTTGGATATGACGCTCTACGTGGAGAAATGGTAAATATGATAAAAGCAGGAATTGTAGATCCTACAAAGGTTGTAAGATCAGCACTTCAAAACGCCGCATCTGTTGCAGCAACATTCTTAACAACAGAAGTTGCAGTTGCAGATATTCCAGAAAAAAATGCAGCACCAATGGGTGGCGGACCAGGAATGGGAATGGACGGAATGTACTAA